The stretch of DNA GCCTTTGAACTCTGAATTAATTGAACTCTGAACAGttcaattaaaatacaaaatccatCGTGTTTCACTCCATTTTACTTCCGACAGGGGGAAACCCCTAGAAGTGCTTACATGCAAATATGGTTTTATCGTATTTGAGAATATAGCAATTAGAATTGCCGATTTTATTAACTATAGTTTAGCCAATGGAAAGATACTAGTGGAAGTGAAATAAAGTGTGCTTTTAGACATGGAACTGGACACACTTGAAAAATTAGCAAAAATAGTAGTACGATATTCATGAAAGATGTCACAAAATGAATCAGCTTCCAAGTAGATTAGTATACCCTTCTTGTGTTACAGAAACATCGGTTTTTGCActatattttacagaaaagagTTGACTTTAGTGATGATGGTCAACAAAGTTGTCTTTAAACAGCTCTTTGTTCTACTGTACAGGCATACAATGGCAAAAAGGAAAGCTACATTTCACTGGCAATAGGACTTCATAGACCTTAGAAATTTTAGAAACGTTTGCTTTAAAATAGTGGTATGTAGCGTATTTCTGcgtaaaataaatcaaacactGTTTCCCAAGTAGCAGAAGTTTCTAAGACCCGACGGCTGTTGTAAGCAGCTAAAATGCAGTCAGCGTTTTTGAAGATGGCAAGGAGGACGCGCAGTGATGTGCCAGTAATGAATGCGCAGTGTGACACAGTGACGTGTTAAGCGTCAGATGTGAGAAACTCTACTGCTTGCATGTCCAGTTGGCTGTTCCAATTTTACAACCGCACCCATTCTACATCTCCTTTTCATTAATATTCCTTCTTGTACCGTATTCAGCATCTAAACCACGGGAGTTTCGGTGAGAACACCTTAGATCCATCTGTCCCAAACCTGCTTATCCTGAAGCAAATGGTGCAAACCTCTCTGACCTTCAGTGCTACAACTGCTCTGTGACCCATCGGTGGAGAACCAAGGGaatatgtttctctttttgtaattCAGGCGCTCTCTAGCATGATTGCCAACACCGTTATGACTTTCATGGAGCAACTGGCACAGGGAGGCACTTATGTGACATGTTTAAAACTTATCTTTGgtaaacacccacaaaaaaacttGTAACTAAGGTTTTACTTCCTGATCACAAGATAAATTGTCATTTGCTACCAGTGTACGTGTGCAGGTATTTAAACATATACAGGACATTgccagtataaaatattttttcaaatgccACTGCCAAGGATTTGCTTTAATTTACCTAAAAACAACGCAGTCCtgggcttttctgtttttcctgactCTGTTTATTATGCATTAAAGCATCGCTGATCAATAAGAAATTAGCAATAGAAAGCAAGCCCTATGTGCTCAATTTTCACCTTCTCTCTCATGCTATCACCTTGTTCTTCGAGACCAATTTAATCAGAATAGTTGTCTCTCTTACAACTTTCATTATCTGCGAGGCAGATCCTGGGGTCCAATGCTGCATTACTTAAGCAGCCAAATCTCTCACTCGGAACAGTGGGAATTTTGGATACACAAAACTACTGAGTCTGCTCTTGGTGGGGATGGTTCCTGCTAACCATCACTAAGCAGTACTCCGGAGAGGAGAGGGACCTCACGTCTCTAACGGGAGCTGAAGAGTGATCAGACCAGAGCCTGTAAAGCAGAGCTCAAACCACCAAGAGACAGCCCATCAATGCGTATTTTCAAAAGGCGCTGCCAAAAAATGTTGCTGGAACTGCGTGGGTATAACTGATAGATGATCTACTTCAACACACCCAGAACACTAACACTTCTAAAATCAGGCATTTCTACTGAGAGGTATTTTCTTGGCTTAACTTTTCTTTTACACTGTTTAAATTTTGCTTAAGATTTTTTTAGAACCCAGAACTTAGtgcatttcattttataaaattagaataatttaTATCCTTCTCTTtacattgaaaacaaaaaagtataGCCCAAACACACATAAAGGTATAAATAATTCATGAATGCTAGACGTTTCACTTATTTTATGATCTGCTTAATGGTTATTTAGACATTGACCAACCAAATAACTTTGGCAACTTGCACAAAAATATGTCCTTAAATCAAAAATGATGATAAAACTTGCTTTAATGAGGCCTTTATTACGGAGAGAACGGGAAAGAGAGAAGAGTGTATGTGCTGAGGTTGAGGAACCTCCTGCCGCTAAACCATGCTGCTTTGCATTTGTATGTGAAATGGGTATGGCTGGTAGATGATAGGTGGTTGTCCGTGAGCAATGTAGTAATTGCTGAAGTTTCTGTCACTGATATATGGAGCAGGCTGATAATAGCATGTTACATTGGCTGCATTTGGGATGATATTTTGTTCTCCGAGcacttttaaagccaaaattgTGATCATATTCAGAGTTTGTCTTCGTTCATGTCCCATGAGACAGACTGTGCTCTCATTTACGACTCCACGCAGAGTCATCAAGTAGTCAtacttgcttttctcttccccaaTGAAGTGGTTGCGCAGATATGACTCAATTTTCCTTTGCTGCTCAGCAACATCTGGAAAATCAATGAAGAACCTGGAGCACATGTAACGTTCCAGAGATTTAATTTCAGCCTCGTCTGCTGGCTTAAAGTCACGAACCAGGAGATTGCTGTACTTCAGGAGGCCACCTCCTCTGATTTCCTCCGGGTTCCTTGTGGAAATCAGTTTGTACTTCAAGTGGTCCATTGCTTCGTTGAAGTCTCCATACATACTCTCGGCGATGACAGTGGGGTGAGAGTCTTCTGTCAGTTTGCAGTCTGTTGCTCTGTAAACATTTAGTATGGAGTCCAGTATGATTTGGAAGGAGTCCACGCTAAACTCAAACTGTCTTCTGAGCGAGTTGACAAACTTTAATTCCACATTCTTGCCACTGTTGTTTGACAGTGAAATAAGACTCCAGCGATCGTGGTCGGTGGAGACTTTGACCATCTTCTGCACGTAGGCGTCTTTCATGGTCTGAGCTGTGATTTTTTCCTTATTAACACATTTTGGCAAGAAGTCCAATAGGCAATTAAGAACTGCTTCTTTCACAACCTGGAACTCCAGCTCACTTGGAAGTTCCACCCCAAAAATGATATCTAGGTCCTTGTAACTGGTTCCGTTCTGCTTTACTAGGATGTGACTGGCTGTCGAACCGTTCAGGCGGATGTCTCGAACGTTGATTTGCTTTTCAATGAGCTGTTCCTTTACCACATGAATGATATCCTTTGGCTTTACATCCAGGGTTGGAAAATTTCCTCTCCCATGAATAGGAATTACCTCAGCTAAAACTTGATCCAGGATTTTAATCTGATCCCAGGTGAGACTACTGAATCTGTGGTCTAAGTCCTCAGTCATTGTGATGTCGGTTGGCTaactagggaaaaaaacagaaattaacagaaaaatgttagaaTTGCTCAAATACAAGGGAGCCTGACATTTCACTTGGTTATAGCAAATATatatcttccttccttcctcgaTGCAGTACCAAAGCAGTTCATTTTACAGAGACACAATCCCAGTTAACGGTCTGAGTCAACCGCTGCACTTGTCACAGGCTTTTAATTGAGTTTTAATGTACTCAGGTTTTAATCCTGCTGAGAAACCATTGTGTTATTGTGTAATCCATGACTCAAAGTAAATGCAGTAAACCATATAGACTTCATTTAAAACTGCTCAAAGGTTAATAACATGAAATACTTGGTGGTCATAATGAAACTCCAAATAAATTTCACTGTGAAGCGCTAAAATGAGCAAAATGAGCAAATTTGTTCTTTCTGTCCTGCCTAGAAATCTTCCTCTATCTTCAGTGACTTGCATAGTTAAAAACAACCGAATGACCAGGAAGCCTGTTTAAAAAGCAGGACTGATGCGACACACTCGTTGTTTATCTAGCTGTACGCCTTGGATGTACTTTAGTCTCTATGGATCATCTATACGCACGCATCCTTTAATACCACCTGTCGCCATTGAACTGGATGTTTGATAATTGTTAAGCTGTTTCCATTATGTTTCTGAGCCAAAatcgtcactccagtcttcaaaaaaggcaagaaggaagagccagggaactacaggccggtcagcctcacctccatccctggaaagatgatggaacagctcgttctgggcgtcatctcaaggcacgtggaggaaaagaaagctatcagaagtactcaacatggattcaccaaggggaaatcatgtttgagtaatctgatagccttctatgatggcatgactggatggagagatgaggggagggcagtagatgtggtctaccttgacttaagcaaggcgtttgacacggtctcccacagcatcctcatagggaagcttaggaagagtgggcttgatgaatggacagtaaggtggatacataactggttgaaagacagagctcagagggttgtgattagggtcacagagtctagttggaggtcagtgacgagtggtgttccccaggggtcagtactggtccagtcctcttcaatatattcatcaatgacctggatgaggggatagagtgcaccctcagcaagtctgctgatgacacaaagctgggggggggtggctgacacaccgtaaggctgtgccaccacacagagagacctggacaggttggagatctgggcagagaggaaccttatgaaattcaacaagggcaagtgtagggtgctgcacccggggaggaataaccccatgcaccaggacaggttgggggctgtcctgctggagagcagctctgtggaaagagacctgggagtcctgggcgacaacagggtgaccatgagccagcaatgtgcccttgtggccaaacaggccaatggcatcctggggtgcatcaagaagagtgtggccggcaggtggagggaggtcatcctccccctctgctctgccttggggaagccgcacctggagtgctgtgtccagttctgggctccccggttcaagaaggacagggaactgctggagaggggacagcaaagggctaccaagatgctgaggggactggaacatctctcttatgaagaaaggctgagggatttgtgtctcttcagtctgcaaaaaagacggctgaggggggaccttatcaacgcttataaatacttcaagggtgggtgtcaggaggatggggccaggctcttttcagtggtgcccagtgacaggacaagaggtaacgggcacaaacttgaccataggaagttccacctaaacacgaggaggaacttctttcctgtgagggtggcagagccctggcacaggctgcccagagaggtggtggagtctccgtctctggagacattccaaacccgcctggaggcgttcctgtgccacctgctctgggtgaccctgctctggcagggggctggactagatgatctccagagggcccttccaactctatggttctctgattctatgattctatgaaaatattttccttctatcCCATTAACCATGTTGCCACACAAATGTACCAACGCTGCAAGTTATGGTTTCCAGAATCGATAAGAAAACCCCTTACAGCCTGCACTGTTACCCTAAAACCTCACAAGAAAGCCAGTAAAGCCTGTAAAGAAATATTCCAGCTCAGGCTCTGGAATTCCTCAGTTTAAAATTATATCTTGTCTTCCTATCATCATAGCTAGCAAGCAGACAGACGTTAGCATggataatttatttactttttacaatgagaaagaaaaagttgcaAACCCTgcaacatttgttttaaaattgttctaATTGATCGTATGtaaactttgttttaaataattttttttaatgggaatgtgaatcctttattttttagattttatttatgtAGACTGTGAATATAATTAAACACAACCATAGAATTATATAATTAGGTGTGATTACAGTAGATAAAGAATTTAAGgaactacagaaaataaaacgTCACTGAGCATTAGGTGCCCACTGATGCCAGTGTCACTACAGTTATTCTGGGCATTTCTTTACTCTCCCGAGTCAGACATGGATGTCCTCAACCCGTGGGAGGCTGCTGTTTAGACAGTTTATAGACGGAGGTACAGCTACTGAAAACAACTTTGATTActgaaaagaatttctttttgtctGCACAAACATGataattttgctttctcctttgttGTTGAATGTATTAGCTAAGGCTTGTTTTAAGAATATTTCTCTTGGGTTTGTGCGAGCTTAGTACAGAGAGAATTCAGGGAAaccaaaaagaattttaaaataattgcaataaaTTGTTACATAGCAAGGGAATTCAGTTCATTGCTGTTGAAATGCCTCCTGAGGAtctaaaaagaatacaaaaataaagacGACTGTATTCCTTAGTACCGCATACAAACAGGATGGGAATTATAACATGACACTGAACTTCATGATGGAAGTTCATGGAAAACCTATGAAATCCTTGCAGGTCGATGGCTGTTGCTCAGAAGGCAGCACTGGGGAGCGCTGCCCAGAGAAAGCCGTGTCTCCCAGCCGGGCTGGGGCAACGCTGGAGTTTGGAGGAGACTGAAGAAAAGCGACTGGAGATGCGAAACTCAGGTGACGTTCAGGTGTGATCTGAAGCGGTTCAGTGAGTCACCAGCCGGGTGAAAGAAGTGACTTTTGGGTATCTGGGAACACTGCAAATGTACTACTGCGGCATGGAGAAATGCTTCTGCAGACAGATGGctaaaccatatttttttcagctacagctcaagaataaaaataaagtaaaactatAGTGAGTAATAACACTACCGAAAAGTCAACACTGTTGTTTCTTAATCAGTAGTGACTCCATATGCACGCTGTCATACATTTTCCTTCCCTCGCCTTCCGATTCCacattctgtatttcagtaatttCAAGTAACTTGTGAACCGACAAATACCTTGGGAATATTATGGAGCTATTTCTCACATACTTCTACTATACTAGCAGCTCCAAAGCAAGCTAATCAAGAGCATATGTAATTTCAAGCACCTTTCTGGCCTCATTACAGCAAAAAAGAATGGAACGAAGCATATGTTTGAAGTTAAACGCGTGCTTTAAAAGTTGGCTAAATCAGGCCCCAAGTTGGGAGTTTAATTGCCACTGAATTGATGGTGTGAAGGTCTTGGATTCAGTCCCACAGTTCTGGTACAACCATGTAGTTCCTGGCATTGCTCCTGGTACCAATTCCTGGTATAGTATTGTCCATATACATAACATGCAAATACATATGTGTTTCATACATACTCAGAAACGTACCTTTCTGCAGGCatttagaagaaacaaaaagggagagaaattgcCATCCACAGAACCGCCTGTTTTACATGCTTATGACTTTACCATTAGCTATTTATTGTTATGACCCCATGCTAATTCGTTTACTACCACAAATTATTATTATGAAAAACTTCTATCCATCCTTCCTAGCCCTTATGACATCCCAGGACATTTTTTTATCATCAAAAATAGCTGTTACAGCAAGGCACTGTGAATTTTGGAAGCAGCACAACACTGGGTGCAGCGAGAGATCAGGAGGCCAGAGTTTTGCATGAACCTTTTGCTGCCACATTTGTGTTACTGATGCGTCAGATTACGGTGGACCAGCTCTAATGTTCTACTAGCAAACTTACAGTTGTCGGAATTGTTGTATAAGCAGTAGTTTTTGTGACGTGCTTGGTCTGATATCGCAAAACTGAGAGAGAGCTTCTCAAGGTTAATGCTGTGATGCAAAGGAAAGGGCTTCGAGAAGGGAATGTTGAAATTCAATCCCCTTTTTTAGCAGAGGGACCCTCTTCAAACACTTTTTGAAAGTCGGAAGATGGAAGTATCCCTAAATAAGCTTAGAAATCCTTCCTTTATTGCTACAAGTTTTtagttattttagattttattgcAATATACCAAGAtttaaaaatgacaggaaaaggtAATGTCAGTAAATCTGTCTTTTGTGTTGAAGAGCCATACCTCAAAATGTCATTTCTCTAAAGTGATTCCTGGAGAATCAAGTGGTGCCTTCTGAGTTCAGAGCCTCAACATTAATGTCTGAGAAATGTCTTATGATAAATCCTAAGAATTATGTGCTGAAATAATGCCTTTGACTTTGacaaataaggaaaatgaaatgtcttAGGAAAAACAGGAATTAAGTTGTCAAGAATGTAATTAATTTGCAGATAGAGCTAAATCaacttttaaaatcattattatttactAATTTTCTTCCAGCTTGCAACACAGTACATAACCCTGCACCTTCCTAGAAggactttctctttttcttttccttaatctTATCTGACAACAAGAACAATTTCCAGGCAATTTTATAGTCATTAGGAACATTATTTCTTAAAGCAGTAGCAAATTTATTTACTGAGGTGCTCAGGCTAACGTCAGGAGTTATTATTAATGCAAGTAAGCCTCAGTTACAATAAATCAGCAGCAGTATGGAGTCTGTAGTTAGTCAAAGCATTGTGTAAAACAAGAGACCGAGGGACGAAGGGAAGGCAACACACTGCATGTGACCACAGCGGCCAGACGAAGCCGTACACAAGCGAGTGCTGGGGACCGGTCGGTTAACTGGAAAAGAGGCTGGAAAATGGCTTCATTCTTCCTAAACTGGTGATGTTTGCACTGGAGGATGATCCCTGGAGGCAGCTATATCCCACTGCCcctttgccagcagcagcatcatgCCATCCAGGGTAACCACATAGGTGACACAGACTTTGAGAGCTCTTACTCGCCGGCACCCGCATTCCCAGCCTTGCCTGGGTCTGCCCTGCTGCGCCCTGTCAAAGAATTCAGTTTCTGTAACTTCTTCCACATGAATACCTAAAAGCATTTCATGTGTTTCACATTCCATGTTTTCCTATCTCGGAGTCCATACATGGTCCATAAATAGAAGGTTGCATAAACGCTAGCACTGTGGCAGTGGAAGGCACAAATAGCCTTTGAAATTGTTTAttgaaagagggtttttttcttcacttcatcAGTACTCGTAACTTATTGAAACTCTTTCCTAGTgatttttcttagtttttgtGTCTATGGGATTTAAAATGTTACTATAAACTGCAATGGACCCTGAATCCTGCCCCATTTAAGATCTCTGCCACATAAAGCGAtgaggaaaagtaattttcagggTGTTTTACATACACTGGCTAGAGAAGCACAGAATAAGACGGATCAGACCTAGTCAAGTTTTGTGATATATTATCCTTATTATAaggttagaaaaatatttcccgGATTCAAGTCCCAACTTGTCCTTGACTTTCAGCTGATGACGTGGTGGCAACATGGAAAAATGTTTAGTTACTGTGGGACCATTAAACATAGTTTTGCtaatttttactatttatttttatatcgAAATTAGAgactctgatttttttcactgaggtTTGGACCAAACAACTATGAGTTTGGTTTTACAATGATGCTAATTGATCATTACATTACAATTACATTACAATTACATTACAATGATGCTAATTACAATTTAGTTGACCACCTCTTAGCACTCTGCCATACACCAGCTTggtcaaaaaaacaaaagcagatctgGCGTTACATCTGAATGAATAAAAATTTTGACAGCTTTCATGTTCCACGCAACTTTCATAGAAACAGATACTTACGGTCTAGAGGACAGTCTCATCAAATTTAGCTCATAGTTTACCGATAAACTGTTTAAGGTTCTCTTTTTATATACTCCATAATGTCGCTTCAGTGTATTTTCAAAGGGTTTGCATTGCGCTGGCATTCTCAAGCCGAACACATCTGACACAATTGTCGTGCAGCTGTGTTAGCTCCActctcttccctttgcttttatCTGCTCCCCGACTTGTCTGTTTTACGACAATTGCACAGAATATTTTAATGTTCCcattgtctttattttgtttgcaCTTGAAATCAGTTGCGAAGGGACCTTTTATAGATGGAGCAAAATGCCTTGTCAGCTGCTGTGGTAGCCTTGCTTTTGGGGGTCACCTCAGAGATGCCCTTAGATCTCTGTATTGGCTTTGCTGCATACGTATTATATGCATCACTAATGATTTCAACGATCCTcctaaagctgtattttaattcaAAGCTGCATTTCCCTATTCTGTCggacattttaaagtattttgcatGCTCAGTGACTTAAGGACTGCAGCTGGCATTAACTCGGAAGGCAAGAATGTCAAATGTGGAAGGAGTCCCAGTGATAATTTAAATGCGTATGAGACAAGTAGAAGCAGTAAAGCATCTGGGGAAACCTAAATGGGGACATATTTAAACTGGTTTGACAGTGTTTTTCATGagttttttccttccattaatGTTAATGCATGCAGTGAAGATCCTGTTTATTTATCCTGTTATCATGAGATAACGCATGAGTTGCCATAAGTTTTCAGTACAGTTACCATCTAGTTACCctgaaataacaaataataactGAAGGCCATATGCTCTTCTCCTGTGAGATAAGGGTGCATGGTGTGCAAAATACACTTAAGCAGAAAGCAGCTTGCTTGGATTATGACATAGAATATCAACTTCAAGGGCAGAACAAGTAAGCAGAAAAGGAGAGACTTTATCAACAAAAACATGTCCTACCTTTTCTCCAACCCAACCCAAGGAACAGGGAAAAGCAAGAGAGTCATGTACCAGCCCTCACAGCCCCTTCTCCCAAAGGAAAACGATTGGCAGAGCAGTACGACCCAAGGGCAGCCGTAGTCTCCTATAGCACAAAGCTGGGAAAAGGAACTGAGTAGCCTACACCTCTACTGGAACGTTACAGGATATTGGCTTGATGAGCTGGGAGTTCTCAGGAGGGACAAAATAACTAAGGAGTTTAATTTGGGCAACCAGTACGAATACATAATCCATGTTATGTCATCCtggagatttggggttttttagatGTTGAATTTTTCCATCATGACTCATGGTACGCTCGTTCTTAGCTGCGTGTGGATCCCCTCACAGGGCAACATTTTCAAGGCCAGATACATCACGCCTTCATATCAGTTCCCACAATGCATGATGTTCCTTCTTACATGGCCTCCAGGTTCAAACAAACCAAGTCCTTTTAAATAGCATGGTATGAGGCACAGCCAGACTTCTCATTTGCTCCAAAATactttaattactttaaaaaaaataggtgtGATATGCAATATTTggtctggtttggtttgtggtcATCACTGAGAAGTTACTACTTTAGGTAAAGATATTTGTACTACCAAATGCGTGCTATGGATTCACTCCCAAATAACATTTCCCAAGAGAATGCAAAATCCCACTGACTTACCGTGGCAGGACGATTGTCAAGCATGTATTTCAGCTGAGTTAATAGGATGACTCACTGGATCCTTTGGTAAAAATACGAATTGTCATCTTGTCACTGACAAAAACATGAACGTCCCagggaaagctgcaggaaaaaaaaaaaccaaccaacaaacaataACCTTCATTTTGAGATAAATGTTAACTACCAGTCACCTGCTGTACATAATAAATCATGCATTACAACTTGGCAGTCCTGCAGTCGTAACAATAGCCTTTTAAGTCGGAAATTATAAGGTAAAAGCAGTGGAAAGACACAGAAGTGCTTATAAAGACTCTGGGTTTCGGGTCATACTTAATCCTCTGCAAAGATATTAACAAACTTGCTATTTTCTCTATGggattttgaaaaagaatttaGTATTATTAATAGACGTGCAAATTAGAAGGGGCATTGTGgaatcttacaaaaaaaaatagaactaatAACAACTcagcaaaattaaatattatgaATTGTGTAGTGGCTTCATGTTCTTTCTAAAAATGCATGCAGATGACAGGAAGGTCTCGTTTCCTGGCAGAGTAGGTTGTTGGTTCATTTACAGTAAGCCCAGGATTCTGCCTGTTGCTGGAATTTCCACGTACTGAATGGCCCTTTGACTGGCTATGCAGGAATTACAActtctaaaaaaatttttaaaactttttgaattttttttaaatatcagtatgCTGTCATAAAGGCgctttttaatatttgtttctcatttcaaaGATGGGCTGACAGATAGGTAGTCTTTTTTAGGCCTTCCTTCAAAGATCTCCATTCTAGACCTCATCCCACAAAGTTCATAACACCTACATAAGGCTCCTTAAACAAGCCCGAGTAAGGCCCTGTCCATCGTGATTCGATATATGTGCGAATTTACTCCTTGTCGCATAGCTGTGCTCCACAATCTCAATATTTATCCTGAAAGTACATATGCTTTTGAGTAAAGATAACTTTGCAAGTATGACTTGAGTGTAAATATATGCATAATCTgcaggaaaagctgaaataatagCCCAAGGAGATATGGAATGTATTATTCATTTTATTAAGAATATTATGGATTTTTCCCCCATGCTATGGCAGTGATATTTTTATCACTGAATACGCTATTTTTACTGCTGCCAGAAATCAAGTACTTGGTTTCCTCATTCTGTGCCCTGCTGTACCAGGGCCTGTCTgcagctttcctttgctttccaacTCATGATGTACTAATTGAATGAATGCGTGTTCCCTGACTTGCTCCCCAAATCCGTGCAGTGATGGCTTGTGTTTGCAGCTGGGAATAAAGGGTTAAGTCTAGCAAAGGCTGAGCTCTGGTTAGCCTGAAAGTGAGAAGCCAGTTATGCCTTCAATGGCAAGGAAAAGAAGTTCTGGACTGCTTAGATAAAAGAGAATCAGCATGTGGAGTCTTGCCTCCTGAAGGAAAAGTCAGACAAATATATGATcagttacttaaaaagaaaaaaaaatcatttagtcTTTTTAACAATGAACTATTGTTATTTCTTTCTGTGCGAGGGTGGAAGGTTTAATGGATATATGATATCCATTAATGGATATATCATCCTGATGGAACAGATTAACACTAGAGTAG from Chroicocephalus ridibundus chromosome 9, bChrRid1.1, whole genome shotgun sequence encodes:
- the TENT5D gene encoding terminal nucleotidyltransferase 5D; translation: MTEDLDHRFSSLTWDQIKILDQVLAEVIPIHGRGNFPTLDVKPKDIIHVVKEQLIEKQINVRDIRLNGSTASHILVKQNGTSYKDLDIIFGVELPSELEFQVVKEAVLNCLLDFLPKCVNKEKITAQTMKDAYVQKMVKVSTDHDRWSLISLSNNSGKNVELKFVNSLRRQFEFSVDSFQIILDSILNVYRATDCKLTEDSHPTVIAESMYGDFNEAMDHLKYKLISTRNPEEIRGGGLLKYSNLLVRDFKPADEAEIKSLERYMCSRFFIDFPDVAEQQRKIESYLRNHFIGEEKSKYDYLMTLRGVVNESTVCLMGHERRQTLNMITILALKVLGEQNIIPNAANVTCYYQPAPYISDRNFSNYYIAHGQPPIIYQPYPFHIQMQSSMV